CGTGCTGCTCCTGGTGGGCACCGAGCCCGCCCTCGCCATGAGCCGCGACGAGAGCTTCTACGTGACGGCCGCCGAGGACTACGCCGGCTGGTTCGAGCAGCTCTACCGCGAACCGCGCGCCGCGCTCGAGCAGGCGGCCGTGGACCGCGCGTGGGACTACAACAACGAGCACCCCCCGCTGGCCAAGTCGGCCTTCGCGCTCTCGTGGCTGCTGGACCAGCACTTCGACCTGTTCGAGCGTGACTCGCTGGCGCATCGCTTCCCCGCCATGCTCATGAGCGGGGCGCTGCTGTTCCTGATCTACCTGTTCGGCGCGCGCGTCTTCGGGCGCCAGGCCGGCGTGTTCGCCGCCGTGAGCTTCGCGCTCTTGCCGCGCGTCTTCTACCACGCGCACCTCAACGCCTTCGACGTGCCCATCACCTTGATGATCACGTGGACCACCTACTGCTACTGGCGCTCGCTCACCCGCCCGCGCTGGGCCATCCTCACGGGCATCGCCTTCGGCATGTCGCTGGCCACCAAGCACAACAGCTGGGTGTTGCCGGGCATCTTCGGCATCCACTTCGCGTGGGTGGCGTGGAACGAGCGCAGCTACCGCAAGGCGCACCCGCGCCTGCCGGCGCGCCTGTCGCTGGTGCCGCGCTGGCTCTTCAGCATGCTGCTGATCGGCCCCGCGCTGTTCGTGGCCATGTGGCCGTGGCTCTGGCACGACACGCTCGCGCGCTTCGGCCAGTACGCGGGCTTCCACCTGCACCACGAGTACTACAACATGGCGTACTTCGGGGTGAACTACTTCCAGCCGCCCTTTCCCATCAGCTACCCGTTCGTGATGATGGCCTACACGGTGCCGCTCACGCTGCTGCTGCTCAGCGCGCTGGCGCTGCTGGAGCGCGCCCGTGCGTTGGTGCCGCGCGCGTGGCTCGCGCGCCTCTGGCCGCGTGGCAGCTACCAGGCCGACCGGCGCGCCACCGACGTGCTGCTGGTGGGCGCGCTGTTGGCGCCCCTCGTGATCATCGCGCTTCCCAGCACGCCCAT
This genomic interval from Sandaracinaceae bacterium contains the following:
- a CDS encoding glycosyltransferase family 39 protein, which codes for MSAMNSEAPGPLRAAQRSVHAADYVIGAALALAYVLLLVGTEPALAMSRDESFYVTAAEDYAGWFEQLYREPRAALEQAAVDRAWDYNNEHPPLAKSAFALSWLLDQHFDLFERDSLAHRFPAMLMSGALLFLIYLFGARVFGRQAGVFAAVSFALLPRVFYHAHLNAFDVPITLMITWTTYCYWRSLTRPRWAILTGIAFGMSLATKHNSWVLPGIFGIHFAWVAWNERSYRKAHPRLPARLSLVPRWLFSMLLIGPALFVAMWPWLWHDTLARFGQYAGFHLHHEYYNMAYFGVNYFQPPFPISYPFVMMAYTVPLTLLLLSALALLERARALVPRAWLARLWPRGSYQADRRATDVLLVGALLAPLVIIALPSTPIFGGTKHWFPSYPFLCLYAGYGYMRLARLLRPMIAPRLAARGLEGLAGTPMRLVFGAVLLAPSAIETMHSHPFGLSHYTYLAGGVPGAADHGMNRQFWGFTTGSVAPWLLTQMPEGGTVYVCDTTFQAVSMLHRDGVWPASIRPTPNLASADFVLVHHEHHFAEVEFQAWVAFGSLTPAHVLTYDGVPIVTIYENPRRRTQRRSARP